GCGCCTAGCCCGGAAGTGGGGGCACCAGCCTCAGCCCACTGGTACCCGGAGCGTTCCAGTCCagtccctgcccaccctctgTGCTTTCTCTGGTTCCCCGCCGGAGACCGGGACCCAAGAAGGCAGCTGGGCCTGGAAGCAGCTTCCCCTGTGTGCTACAGCCTCCTCTcatgctctgcccctcccctaccactcagggctctgacctccaaccctctctcccctcccagcacaCCAAGCCCATCCTCTTCAAGGGCCTTTGCGGGGCTGGTTCTCAGCCTCTGACTGGCTCCTTCCCATCACTTCCGTAGGGAGCCCGTTTCTGATTTCTGCACCGAAATGAGCCCCCACTCTGCTACTATCACCAGCCTTATTTATCTCAATCTAAAATTagacagcagaggggagggtataggtcagtggtagggtgcatgccgagcatgcatgaggtcctgggttcaatccctagtacctccattaaataaacagatagacttaattacctccccctgctaaaaaaataaatgtaaaaccagaCTGCTTATTTACACGATTACTAGTGTATTTCTTGCCTGTCTAATAAGCTAACTTGCGCTTTTATGAGTGTAAGGAGCTGGCTTGCTTTTGTTCACTGTGACGGTCCGAGCTCCCAGCAGCGTCTGGCttatagcaagtgctcaatagaCATTCGTTAGTGAAGGCGCTGCTTTGGACAGCTCTTCCTGGGGGTTAGGTGGACAGTTCTTCAGCAGGTGAGAGGAGTGGGGACCAAGAGTTTCCTCAACCCTCGCCTGCAGGTCTGGCACCAGTGGAGACCAGCTTTGGATAGTTTATCCCATGCTGGTTCAGGACCTCTTCCTGTCAGAATCCACCCCCCCTTCCAAGAGCATCCTCTCAGGGTCTGCTCAAGGTCAGGTTCACAAGCTCCCCCCCCCAGGATGtgcttgtgtgcacacacatgcatccaTGCACCTCATGGGCACAAACAGGTGAGCACACAGCCTCCCCAGGCCCACCCGTCCTCTGCCCACATCCAACCACACACATCTCCAGCTGGTCCCTCTGCAGCCCCAGAATGCTGCCCTGGGTCCAGGTGCCTTCTCAGGCTGTGCGGTGTTCCTTCCTCCTGCAGCCCACAAAGCTGATGTCGGCGGGGAGTCAACGGGCACCTCCATCAACCACTCCCAGATGCTACTGCAACGCTTACAAGAGCTGCTGCGGCAGGGCAATGCCAGCGACTGTGGTTGTGCGGGTGCAGGCTGCGGGCACCGACGAGGTCCGAGTCTTCCACGCCCACCGCCTGCTGCTGGGACTGCACAGCGAGCTGTTCCGGGAGCTGCTGAGTAACCAGAGCGAGGTGGTTTTGCAGGAGCCCAGGGACTGTGCTGCCGTCTTTGACAAGTTCATCAggtggggaaggaaaagagggaagattTCATCCCTTTCCAAGCCCCTGGCTTCTCCACTCACTGGGTCACGGAGGCCCTGGCTTGTAGCAAACATCACGTCCATTCCTTAGAGGTCACTAGGATGACTGTGCAaccacctccttcccttcttctacTGCCCTCTTGCAAAGTGCAGTATGACTCCCCTGCCCTTGCCTGTAAGCTATATGTGGTTTGATGTCAGATATCAAATGCTTGCAGAGCTGTTTCCAGACCTGGCCttgagagcttttaaaaactagattCCGGGGCCCCACTCTGGATCCTGGGCTTCACGACTCGGGTTGGGTCAAGCAATCGTTTCTTATTCTAATGTCTCCGTGTGGTTTTGGTGTCTGGCCAGGTCTTGAACCACAGGGTGAGGGAGCAGAAAAGGTTAGCCAgttccctcccccatctcctacTTCCTGCCAGTGTGCTGCGCAGAGGGCACCATTCACACTATAGTCTGAGAAATTTGCCCTGTCTTAATGGCTTAGACAAGGTGGCTGCAGAATTCCCGTCATTGCTTCCAACTTCCAGGCAACAGAAAGAGGGATAACACGGAAGGGCCAAAGGCTCTTCCCTGACCTCAGTCAGTTCTATTTAGCCAGCCTTCCCCCAATCCCACTCTGTGCCTCTGTGCACCTCTCATTGGCTAGAATTTAGTCAGGTGACCACACTCACTCTAAGGGAACCTGGGAAACATCTTTTATTTCCAGAGGCCCACAGCGAAGCTAAATGGCTTGCCCACGCTCCTGGCAAGTAACTGGCAGAAAATGAATCCGAACCCAGATTGTAAACCTGGCAATGGCAGAAGCCATATCTCGCTTGTTCTAGCACAGAGCTCGGCACCCAGTTGGCGCTCATTAAATGCATGCTGTTTCCGTGTCCCCACGAGAAAGGGAAAGAGGCCGTGAAGTAGGAATGAGCCGtgagaagaaaagacaggaagcCTCGGGGCCCACTGTTCTGTTGGCGCCCCGGACCCCGAAGCTCTCCGCCCAAGCCTGAGTGCCCTCTGGACTCAGAGAGCGGCTCTGGGTGGGGTCGGGGCGTGAGTGGCGGGGTGCctcatctctgtgcctctctcgCAGGTACCTCTACTGCGGTGAGCTGACCGTGCTGCTGGCGCAAGCCATTCCCCTGCACAAGCTGGCCACCAAGTACGGGGTGGCCTCCCTGCAGCGGGGCGTGGCCGACTACATGCGCGCGCACCTGGCGGGCGGCGCGGGACCGGCGGTGGGCTGGTACCACTACGCGGTGAGCACCGGGGACGACGCCCTGCGCGAGAGCTGCCTGCAGTTCTTAGCCTGGAACCTGTCGGCGGTGGCGGGGAGCGCCGAGTGGGGCGCCGTGAGCCCTGAGCTGCTGGCACAGCTCCTGCGGCGCTCGGACCTGGTGCTGCAGGACGAGCTGGAGCTATTCCACGCGCTGGAGGCGTGGCTGGGCCGTGCGCGGCCGCCCCCCGCGGTGGCCGAGCGGGCGCTGCGCGCCATCCGCTACCCCATGATCCCGCCCGCGCAGCTGTTCCAGCTGCAGGCGCGCTCGGCCGCCCTGGCGCGCCACGGCCCGGCGGTGGCCGACCTCCTGCTGCAGGCCTACCAGTTCCATGCCGCCTCGCCGCTGCACTACGCCAAGTTCTTCGACGTCAACGGCAGCGCCTTTCTGCCCCGCAACTACCTCGCGCCCTCCTGGGGCGCCCCGTGGGTCATCAACAACCCGGCCCGCGACGACCGCAGCACCAGCTTCCAGACGCAGCTGGGTCCGAGCGGCCACGACTCCGGCCGCCGGGTCACGTGGAACGTGCTCTTCTCGCCGCGCTGGCTGCCCGTCAGCCTGCGGCCGGTCTACGCGGACGCCGCGGGCACCGCGCTGCCCCTCGCGCGCCCGGAGGATGGCCGGCCGCGGCTCGTGGTCACGCCGGCCAGCAGCGGCGGCGACGCGGCGGGCGTGAGCTTCCAGAAGACGGTGCTGGTGGGGGCGCGCCAGCACGGCCGCCTGCTGGTCCGCCACGCCTATAGCTTCCACCAGAGCAGCGAGGAGGCCGGCGACTTCCTGGCGCACGCCGACCTGCAGCGGCGCAACTCCGAGTATCTGGTGGAGAACGCCCTGCACCTTCATCTCATCATCAAGCCAGTCTACCACACCCTCATCCGGACCCCCAAGTAGCCAAGCCGGGCTGGGGATGAGTTGCTCGGCGTCCCTGACGCCTCTGGATCCGGAAATAAAGGCTCAGCATAGATGGTCCAGAGGGACTGGGAGTGGCATGGCCAGTGGCCAGGCACTGGCAGCTTTGGAGCCGGGTGGAATCCAGGTGAGGGGTGGTAGACCAGATGCCTGGTTTCAGGAGCTGATTTCAAGCTGACTTGAAAGTAATGCTCTTGGTAGAATAAACCGATGCTCAGAGAGGTAAGGGGATGATTAAACCACCCAGTTCCTGAGTAAAAACAACCCAAAGAGGGTCCCACAGGCTGGGGGCTCTCCATCTTGTATTAGCTCCCCTCCCCGCCACAGAGAGCCCCTTACCCCCACACGGAACAGGGCAGGTAAGAGCATCCAAATAGGGTACTAGGTACCCCTCGTGGGAGCTTTCTCACCTTGAAGCGGAGGGGCTTAGCTGAACAATTTCTGAGCCTGGACTTCAGAGGGTAACCACCTCATTTGGATTGTGGACTACTCCAAGTCTCTGGTCTCTCCTGGGAGGGGGTCTGGGCAGGTATGAAGGCTGGCAGGAGGAGGCCTTATAGCCCTGCCCTTCCTGGAGAGGGACCTCAGGATCTAGAGAAAAACCACTTTCCTCCACGTGTTTGCAGGTTGGTGCTATAAGACCAGCCAGAGGGGAATGGGGTgtgggggggaggcgggggggagTTGGGTTGAATCCTCTTCAGTCATGGCCACCCAACGTTTCAGACGATGTCCAGTTTCCAACACAGCCATCAAGACCCAAATGggattttattgttaaaaaaatgaaggggtggggggaagccaCTGCCAAGTAACAAAATCAGATTCCCTCCCCCGTCCGCATAGTATATGAAGTGCCCGGTGGCTCCTTCTCCAACTATCCAGGATGCTCTTGCCCCAGGTGTGGGCCCAGAAGCCCTGTCCCACTAACAGATTCCTTCCCCCCATTTCCAAGGCCAAGTCTGGCCACAGGCTTCAGAACAAGGTTTTGGCAACAGGGTTCTGtccagggctgggaggctggggagccatGTCATCCCCAGTCATGCCTCCTGGGCTCACCTCCCTTTCCCGGTGGCACTGAAAGCAACGAAAGTGTTGGGCAGGCACCCTCACAATTCCTGGGTCTCAGGAGCCCCAGCCTTCTGAGATCCTGAGCTCCTGCTCCCAGGCCATGCCCATCTGCCCAGCCTCCATCTCTCACTTCCCACTATACCCCGTCCAGTCttggggggcaggagggccagTTACTGGCAGGGCCCCTCAGTTATGTCGGAAGCGTCCATCTTTGCCATGGGTGCTTGCCCCGTGGGGCAGGCGGGGCTCCCGGATAGCCCTTCGGGAAACAGCAGCTGGGTTGGAGGGGACAGTGAGGGGTGACGAGTCCCCAGGGCCTGCAGCAGGGAAGGGACAGGAGCAGTGCTTTTAGGAATGCCTCTACGTCCCCTCTCTGATCACTCCGTGGCTTTCAGCTTCCTAGGGGCACAACTCCAAGACGCCAGTCCCACAGGTGTTCTTTGAGAACCCTGTTTACAGCAAGGGGCAGCCATAGGGGCAAGGAGCTCAACCTGTTTCCCCCTTGAACTGGCCAagggctcccctcccccttccccattccTTCCCTTGCTGGTACTGACCCGTGTTCTGGCTTGGAGGGAGTTTGACCTTGGCCATAGGCAGCATGACCTTTCCCAGATGCCGGATACCTAGGGGCTGGGTGCCCACACACTGGTG
The sequence above is a segment of the Camelus ferus isolate YT-003-E chromosome 16, BCGSAC_Cfer_1.0, whole genome shotgun sequence genome. Coding sequences within it:
- the BTBD17 gene encoding LOW QUALITY PROTEIN: BTB/POZ domain-containing protein 17 (The sequence of the model RefSeq protein was modified relative to this genomic sequence to represent the inferred CDS: deleted 1 base in 1 codon): MLRLGFAKPGSWASFWAILTLVGLATRAAHKADVGGESTGTSINHSQMLLQRLQELLRQGNASDVVVRVQAAGTDEVRVFHAHRLLLGLHSELFRELLSNQSEVVLQEPRDCAAVFDKFIRYLYCGELTVLLAQAIPLHKLATKYGVASLQRGVADYMRAHLAGGAGPAVGWYHYAVSTGDDALRESCLQFLAWNLSAVAGSAEWGAVSPELLAQLLRRSDLVLQDELELFHALEAWLGRARPPPAVAERALRAIRYPMIPPAQLFQLQARSAALARHGPAVADLLLQAYQFHAASPLHYAKFFDVNGSAFLPRNYLAPSWGAPWVINNPARDDRSTSFQTQLGPSGHDSGRRVTWNVLFSPRWLPVSLRPVYADAAGTALPLARPEDGRPRLVVTPASSGGDAAGVSFQKTVLVGARQHGRLLVRHAYSFHQSSEEAGDFLAHADLQRRNSEYLVENALHLHLIIKPVYHTLIRTPK